Below is a window of Candidatus Methylomirabilota bacterium DNA.
ACGCCCAGGGCAGCTTCCCGCACTACTCCCGGGATCCGAAGGTCGACGCCCTCTACGAGCAGGCGCAGACGCTCGACCTGACGCGGCGGGAGCAGATCCTCCGGGACATGGAGCGATACATCCACGAGCAGGCGCCCTGGCTCTTCCTGTACTTCCAGCCGGATCTCTTCGGGGCGAACAAGAAGCTCCAGTGGGTGCCCCCGAAGAACGAGCGGCTCGTCCTCTGGGACGCTGACCTGGAGTCGTGACCACCCGGCGACCGTGCGGGGGCCTCCGGGAGAGCGCGTCTCCGGGGCCGCCCCCGGCCGCCGCGGACTCCGGCGGCGGGCGCGCCCGTCGCTCGCCCCGCCGCCTCACCCCGGGCTGACGCGCCATGCGGACGTTCCTCCTGCGGCGCCTGGTCATGACGGGGATCATGCTCGTCCTGGTGGCGCTGACCGTGTTTCTCCTCGGACACCTCACCGGCGACCCGGTACGGCTCATGGTTCCCGACGAAGCGACCGAGCCGGAGATGGCGGCCCTCCGCCGGGAGCTCGGCTTCGACCGCCCGCTGTCGGTCCAGTTCGTCGATTTCCTCGCCCATGCGGCCCAGGGGGACCTCGGGCGCTCCCTCCGCTACCGACAGCCCGCCCTGGCCCTCGTGCTCGAGCGCATGCCGGCCACCGTCGAGCTGGGCACGGCGGCCATGATGATCGCGCTGCTGGCGGCGGTGCCGGCGGCGCTCGTCTGTGCCCCGCGCCCGGGCTCCGTCCTCGATGCCCTGGCGTCGACGGCCGCCGCGGTGGGCCAGGCCCTGCCGCCGTTCTGGATCGGGATCATGCTCATCCTCCTGTTCGCCGTCCACCTGCAGTGGCTCCCGGCGGCCGGACGCGGCGACGTCGGGAGTCTGGTCCTTCCGGCGATCACGCTCGGACTCTGGCCGATGGCGCGCATGGCGCGGATGCTGCGCTCGAGCCTGCTCGACGTCCTCCAGCAGGACTTCGTCCGCAGCGCGCGGGCCAAGGGACTGAGCGAGCGGGCGGTGCTCCTCCGGCACGTCCTGCGCAACGCCAGCATCCCAACCGTCACCATGGCCGCCCTCACCTACGGCTCGATCCTCGGGGGGACCGTCATCACCGAGAGCGTCTTCGCCTGGCCCGGGGTGGGCCGCCTGGCCCTGGAGGCGGTCTACAACCGCGACTTTCCCCTGCTCCAGGCCACCGTCCTGGTGGTCGCCTGGATCTTCGTGGTGATCAATCTCGCGCTCGATCTGCTCTACGTCTGGCTGGACCCGCGGATCCGGCTGCAGTAGGGACCCGGAGAGCTGCGCGTGACGGGACACGCGGCGGGCCGGACCGCGGTTCCCGGCCCGCCCCCCCGGTGGGCGCGCCTCGGGCGGCGGCTCCAGCGCCTCCCGGCAATGCTGGCCGTGGTCGTGCTGGTGGCGCTGACCCTCGTCGCCTCGGGCGCGCCGGTCCTGGCGCCCCACGACCCCTTCGCTCAGAACCTGGACGGACGTCTGGCGCCGCCGGCGTGGGCGGGTGGAACCCCGACCCACTGGCTCGGCACCGACCAGCTCGGCCGCGACATCCTGAGCCGCCTGATCTTCGGCGCCCGGGTCTCGCTGATCGTGGCCCTCATGGCGGTCGTGATCGCGGGGGTGACGGGCGTGGTGATGGGGCTCCTGGCCGGCTATTACGGCGGCCTGGTGGACGAGGTGCTCATGCGACTGGCGGACCTGCGCATGGCCCTGCCCTTCATCCTGCTGGTGATCGCCCTGATCGCGGTGTTCGGCCCCAGCCTGGTGCTCGTCATCGCGATCCTCGGCCTGACGGGCTGGGTCGCCTACGCGCGTGTCCTCCGCGCGGAGGTGCTCTCGCTGCGGGAGCGGGAGTTCGTGGTGGCCGCGCGCGCGCTGGGGGCCACCGACCTGCGCCTCGTCTTCCGGCACATTCTCCCCAACGGCATCGCGTCGGCCATCGTCATCGCCTCCCTCGAGCTGGCCCAGATGATCGTCGTGGAATCGTCGCTCAGCTTCCTGGGGCTCGGCGTGCAGCCCCCCACCCCGAGCTGGGGCAACATGCTGGGGGAAGGACGGGACTACGTCCAGTCCAAGTGGTGGCTGGCCACGTTCCCAGGCCTGGCCATCGCGCTGACCACGGTCAGCGTGAACCTGGTCGGCGACTGGCTGCGCGACCGGCTCGACCCCCACCTGCAGGTGTCATCGGGCTAGAGGGAACGCCGGCCCCTTGACACCGTGAGGCCTCTCCGCTAATCGACCCGGTTCTTCGCCGCGCGCCCCGCGCCGGCGCCGGGCCAGGCTCTGCCCCGCCGCGCCGCCAGGGCGGCTTCCCACGTTCAGCCGGCCTGCAGCCACGGCCCGCCGGCCCGCCCGGTTGCGAGCCCCAGGCGGGGCGCGCTACACTCCAGCCACGCCGGAGAAGAGCCGCCGGGGGGACGAGGGCCCCCGCGGGGCCGAACCGAGGGGTGCAGAAATGCGCTTTGTGCTGCCTGCGTTCAGAGCGCAGAGGTCACAGTGCAGGCCACAGCTTGGGATCTTCGGCACATTTGACGTAGAGAATTACGGCGATCTTCTGTTCCCGCTGATCGCCGAGGCGGAGCTGTCGCAGAGACTGGGCCCGGTAACACTGCAGTGCTTCTCCTACGGCCGCAAGACGCCGCCCGACTGGCCATACGACGTAACGTCGTTGACCGAACTGCCGGCGATGGCGAGCAGTCTCCACGGGGCGATTATCGGCGGCGGCCACATAATCAGATTCGATAAATCGATCGCGCCCGGCTACGCCCCGCCTGTACCCACCATCCACCATCCCACCGGCTATTGGCTGACGCCCATCCTGATCGCGCTGCAGCACGGCACACCGGTCGTGTGGAACGCGCCCGGCGTTCACGGCGATATCCCGTCATGGGCTGATCCGCTCATGCGGTTGGCCATTGATGGCAGCCGTTATGTTTCGGTACGTGACGAACCGTCGCGCCAGGCCCTGTTACGCTTCACCGACACGATCGAAATAAACGTCGTGCCCGACACCGCCTTCGGTATTGCCCGGCTGCTGGATGCGCGACGGCCGTCGTCGGAGTTTATCCGCCTGCGCGATGCTAACGGTCTGACTGATCCCTATATCATCATTCAGACGATCGCCGAGCTTCAGCATGTTGCCCGTTTTGTGCGGGCGCAGCAGCAGCCGTTCGAGAATTATCGCGTGTTATTACTGCCGATCGGCCCCGTCCTCGGCGATAGTGATGTAGCCTTCGGCAACGATCTGCCCGGAATCGTTCAACTGTCGAGTTGGCCAGGTCCGCTGTCGATGGCGGAATTGATCGCACAAGCGACGGCAGTTGTCGCCGTCAGTCTGCACCTGTCGATGACGGCGCTCGCCTTTGGCGTGCCGGTATTTCGACCAGCGCATTGCTTCGGCGGCAAGTATGCGACCCTGTCAGGGTTCGACGGGGTTATCCCGTTTAACGTTCAAGAGGGGATCGATCCGCAACGATTCAGCGCCAGGCACAGCCGAGACGAGCCCTCACCGGCGATGTCCGCGGTGCTGCGCCAGCTGGACAGCCATTGGGATAGAATTGCCACAGTGTTTCTTTCGGCGAG
It encodes the following:
- a CDS encoding ABC transporter permease, producing MRTFLLRRLVMTGIMLVLVALTVFLLGHLTGDPVRLMVPDEATEPEMAALRRELGFDRPLSVQFVDFLAHAAQGDLGRSLRYRQPALALVLERMPATVELGTAAMMIALLAAVPAALVCAPRPGSVLDALASTAAAVGQALPPFWIGIMLILLFAVHLQWLPAAGRGDVGSLVLPAITLGLWPMARMARMLRSSLLDVLQQDFVRSARAKGLSERAVLLRHVLRNASIPTVTMAALTYGSILGGTVITESVFAWPGVGRLALEAVYNRDFPLLQATVLVVAWIFVVINLALDLLYVWLDPRIRLQ
- a CDS encoding ABC transporter permease, coding for MTGHAAGRTAVPGPPPRWARLGRRLQRLPAMLAVVVLVALTLVASGAPVLAPHDPFAQNLDGRLAPPAWAGGTPTHWLGTDQLGRDILSRLIFGARVSLIVALMAVVIAGVTGVVMGLLAGYYGGLVDEVLMRLADLRMALPFILLVIALIAVFGPSLVLVIAILGLTGWVAYARVLRAEVLSLREREFVVAARALGATDLRLVFRHILPNGIASAIVIASLELAQMIVVESSLSFLGLGVQPPTPSWGNMLGEGRDYVQSKWWLATFPGLAIALTTVSVNLVGDWLRDRLDPHLQVSSG
- a CDS encoding polysaccharide pyruvyl transferase family protein, which codes for MRFVLPAFRAQRSQCRPQLGIFGTFDVENYGDLLFPLIAEAELSQRLGPVTLQCFSYGRKTPPDWPYDVTSLTELPAMASSLHGAIIGGGHIIRFDKSIAPGYAPPVPTIHHPTGYWLTPILIALQHGTPVVWNAPGVHGDIPSWADPLMRLAIDGSRYVSVRDEPSRQALLRFTDTIEINVVPDTAFGIARLLDARRPSSEFIRLRDANGLTDPYIIIQTIAELQHVARFVRAQQQPFENYRVLLLPIGPVLGDSDVAFGNDLPGIVQLSSWPGPLSMAELIAQATAVVAVSLHLSMTALAFGVPVFRPAHCFGGKYATLSGFDGVIPFNVQEGIDPQRFSARHSRDEPSPAMSAVLRQLDSHWDRIATVFLSASETPSTLPALGRFWQTLPDLLEARDEQVTAPDNIVRDDTDTRLSKPTAPPRYFGWLRRRAQDET